The genomic interval CAAAAGCATTGATTTGACAGAAGAAacgaaagagagaaaaaggggagATAAAGATGGCTACAATGATGTTTACTGTGTTGCTTTGCCTTTCGGCAGCAACAATGTCGACGGTTCGAGGTGAAGACCcttatttcttcttcacatGGAATGTCACCTATGGCACCATCTCTCCCTTGGGCGTTCCCCAACAAGGCATTCTCATCAACGGCCAATTCCCTGGACCTAATATCAACTCCACATCCAACAACAACATAGTCATTAACGTCTTCAACAACCTCAATGAACCCTTTCTTCTACATTGGTATAGCAATTGTGTTTATATTTACATATGCATACAcatttaaactctttttattGATTATCTCGATGGTATAATACAAACAACAAAATGGAATGGGAATTGCAGGAGCGGTATTCAGCACCGGAAAAACTCATGGCAAGATGGACTACCTGGAACCAATTGCCCAATTCCACCGGGAGCAAACTTCACCTACCATTTTCAAGTTAAGGACCAAATTGGAAGCTTCTTCTACTACCCATCAACTGCCATGCACAGAGCAGCAGGAGGCTTCGGTGGCCTCCGTGTGAATAGTCGTTTACTAATTCCTGTCCCTTATGCTGATCCTGAAGATGATTACACTGTCCTTGTTGGTGATTGGTACACCAAGAGCCACACCACTCTTAAGCAGATCTTAGACAATGGTCATCGCTCCATCGCTAGACCTGAGGGTGTCCTAATAAACGGGAAAACTGCAAAAGGTGATGGAACCGATGAGCCACTTTTCACCATGAAGCCTGGAAAGACTTACAAATATCGAGTTTGCAATGTGGGTCTCAAGACATCTCTCAACTTCAGATTCCAAGGACACACCATGAAGTTGGTAGAGATGGAGGGGTCTCATACCGTGCAAAACGATTACGAATCACTTGACATCCATGTGGGACAATGCTTTTCAGTACTAGTCACAGCCAACCAGGAGCCCAAAGATTACTACGTGGTTGCATCTACTAGGTTCATTAAGAACATTGTAATTGGTAAAGGCATTATTCGATACACCAATGGCAAAGGTCCCGCATCTCCTGAAATCCCCAAGGCACCCATGGGTTGGGCTTGGTCCCTCAATCAATTTCGTACCTTCCGTTGGAACCTTACTGCCAGTGCTGCAAGGCCTAATCCCCAAGGCTCTTACCGTTATGGTTCCATCAACATTACTCGTACTATCAAGCTGTTCAATTCAGCTAGTAAGGTGGATGGTAAGCTGCGATATGCAATCAATGGTGTCTCTCATGTTGATCCTGAAACTCCATTGAAGCTTGCAGAGTACTTTGGAATCGCTGAAAAGGTGTTCAAGTACGATATGATTTCTGATGAGGGGCCAGAAGGAACTACTATGACTATTGCTCCTAATGTTATTAACGCAACCTTCCGCAACTTCGTAGAGATCATTTTTGAGAATCACGAAAAGAGCCTCCAGTCATGGCATTTGAATGGCTACTCTTTCTTTGCTGTTGCGTAAGTATCATTCACTTGAAACAATTAGTTTGTGttgataaatataaattatgtaTTCCTAAATCTAGGATAGGTATTGAATTCTTGTTCAATATTTTACAGCATTGAGCCTGGGAGATGGTCTCCAGAGAAGCGTGCAAACTACAATCTTCTAGATGCCGTGAGCAGGCATACAATTCAAGTCTTCCCTCATTCATGGGCGGCCATTCTTCTCACATTTGACAATGCTGGAATGTGGAATTTGAGGTCTGAATTGACAGAAAATCGTTACTTGGGACAGCAACTTTACATCAGCGTTCTTTCACCTGCTCGATCCCTTAGAGATGAGTACAACATCCCAGACCACACTTTACTATGTGGTCTGGTGAACGGCATGCCATTGCCCAAGCCATATACCATTTGAAGCCGTTCATCTACCCTTCCTCAACTCCAATTGTGAAAATATGCTGCACATCAAGTAATTTGGAGAGGTTAAATTTCCATGCATAAATGCTGcaagtaattaaaaatataagattaTCGTCTTATAATTTATTTGTAGTATTGAGCCTTCttgttttcttgtatttttttttttgctttccatataatgaattttgaaataaaacacaGATTCATTTTGCATCAATTAAATTTTCCAAGTAGATAAATGTTTGATTCAACAATCCTATTACTAATTATTACTCATTTCACATAGTTATATTATATTCTGCAATCAAGTCAATTCTACTCGTATTTTtgtatagattttttttaaatcttgacCTACATTGTGGTCTCATTAATGAGACTACAATGACTGTTGCCCAATATTGtaggttcaatttttttttttggtgcaTTTATTTCTTCGACTATCATTGCATGTTTATTCAAGTGTATGCTTTTAGAATTATACGTCATTGACATTGTTTTCTATATCAACATATTGTATAATTGTTAATATaagtttcttcaaaaattaTAATGGAAAAAGGTTTAAATAATACTCACTTTTCATTCTCATGTCTAGCtaacaaataagaaaatttaagtttagaGATTATCAATAAATTTAGTTTCAAACGGAAATAGAAATTTAAAAGCATTTCATTCtccgaaaattttaaaatttgaaataattttacaAATCCTAATGTCATATATAGTAAAATCAAAGAAACCCTAATCTTGTTAGGTTGCGTCAAATTCGACCTTTaacatttaatttcattaaatttaatcatattataaacGTTGAAATTTTTACCCTCAATtcaaccttttttgtttgtttttccacAAAATTCAACATAAATCAGGATAAAAATCTTAATAaactttattaatattttaaaaaataaagttctGTACACAATAACAAGTTTGAACAATGCACAAATTAAC from Benincasa hispida cultivar B227 chromosome 10, ASM972705v1, whole genome shotgun sequence carries:
- the LOC120088887 gene encoding L-ascorbate oxidase homolog; translated protein: MATMMFTVLLCLSAATMSTVRGEDPYFFFTWNVTYGTISPLGVPQQGILINGQFPGPNINSTSNNNIVINVFNNLNEPFLLHWSGIQHRKNSWQDGLPGTNCPIPPGANFTYHFQVKDQIGSFFYYPSTAMHRAAGGFGGLRVNSRLLIPVPYADPEDDYTVLVGDWYTKSHTTLKQILDNGHRSIARPEGVLINGKTAKGDGTDEPLFTMKPGKTYKYRVCNVGLKTSLNFRFQGHTMKLVEMEGSHTVQNDYESLDIHVGQCFSVLVTANQEPKDYYVVASTRFIKNIVIGKGIIRYTNGKGPASPEIPKAPMGWAWSLNQFRTFRWNLTASAARPNPQGSYRYGSINITRTIKLFNSASKVDGKLRYAINGVSHVDPETPLKLAEYFGIAEKVFKYDMISDEGPEGTTMTIAPNVINATFRNFVEIIFENHEKSLQSWHLNGYSFFAVAIEPGRWSPEKRANYNLLDAVSRHTIQVFPHSWAAILLTFDNAGMWNLRSELTENRYLGQQLYISVLSPARSLRDEYNIPDHTLLCGLVNGMPLPKPYTI